In one window of Myxocyprinus asiaticus isolate MX2 ecotype Aquarium Trade chromosome 43, UBuf_Myxa_2, whole genome shotgun sequence DNA:
- the LOC127434069 gene encoding hyaluronan and proteoglycan link protein 1-like: MKVICLLPVCILVFFSVSQADNFEEAYSDLEHYRTIYISENGPQLSVDAAQPKVVSQRGGNATLPCKFNRDSSSVQNPKFNRDSSSVQNPKLRIKWTKLTSDYLKEIDVFVAMGFHKKSYGRFHGRVYLQAASENDASLVITEITLEDYGKYKCEVIDGLEDDTAVVSLDLQGIVFPYFPRMGRYNLNFHDAEKACRDQDAIVASFEQLFDAWRNGLDWCNAGWLSDGSVQYPITKPREPCGGKNTIPGVRNYGMRDKQKERYDVFCFTSNYKGRFYYLIHPSKLTYDEAVRACQKDGAQIAKVGQIYAAWKLLGYDRCDAGWLADGSVRYPISRPRRRCSPTEAAVRFSGFPDKKHKLYGVYCYKSEN; the protein is encoded by the exons ATGAAGGTGATCTGTCTGCTTCCCGTTTGCATTTTGGTCTTCTTTTCTGTGAGCCAAGCAGACAACTTTGAGGAGGCGTACAGCGACCTGGAACACTATAGGACCATATACATCTCAG agaatgGACCTCAACTATCCGTTGATGCAGCACAACCAAAAGTGGTCTCTCAACGTGGAGGCAATGCCACACTGCCATGCAAGTTCAACCGGGATTCCTCATCTGTCCAAAATCCCAAATTCAACCGGGATTCCTCATCTGTCCAAAATCCCAAATTGAGGATTAAATGGACTAAACTGACTTCAGACTATCTTAAGGAAATTGATGTGTTCGTAGCAATGGGCTTCCACAAAAAGAGCTATGGTCGCTTCCACGGCCGCGTGTACTTGCAGGCTGCCAGCGAGAACGATGCCTCGCTGGTCATCACTGAGATCAcactggaggattatgggaaatacAAGTGTGAGGTCATTGATGGCTTGGAGGATGACACAGCAGTTGTGTCCCTTGACCTGCAAG GCATTGTCTTTCCATATTTCCCTCGAATGGGCCGCTACAACCTGAACTTCCATGATGCTGAGAAAGCTTGTCGAGACCAGGATGCCATTGTGGCATCTTTTGAGCAGCTCTTCGATGCCTGGAGAAATGGGCTGGACTGGTGCAATGCAGGGTGGCTCAGTGACGGATCAGTGCAGTACCCAATCACCAAACCCAGAGAGCCATGTGGAGGCAAAAACACCATCCCTGGTGTGAGGAATTATGGAATGCGTGACAAGCAAAAAGAAAGATATGATGTCTTCTGTTTCACCTCTAACTACAAAG GACGTTTCTACTACTTGATACACCCTTCCAAGCTCACGTATGATGAGGCAGTACGAGCATGTCAGAAGGACGGTGCTCAGATTGCTAAAGTCGGCCAGATTTATGCCGCGTGGAAGCTGCTAGGCTACGACCGCTGCGATGCGGGTTGGCTGGCAGATGGCAGCGTGCGCTATCCGATCTCACGGCCACGCCGACGCTGCAGTCCCACGGAGGCTGCGGTACGCTTCTCCGGATTTCCCGACAAGAAGCACAAACTCTACGGAGTCTACTGCTACAAGAGCGAAAACTGA